A DNA window from Hydra vulgaris chromosome 13, alternate assembly HydraT2T_AEP contains the following coding sequences:
- the LOC136090081 gene encoding uncharacterized protein LOC136090081, translated as MEEVMKEYNPTKMHNLATVERFNYFDFMNKYQLPKVIRIMAWILRIIINLKSKRKCPGVLSASERNNAMQKLIKIAQYEFEKSEQYKETSKRLRLNRNHDGLLVCMGRIQGEHPIFLPRKQPFTNLVIQRAHAQTHHEMVSLTMSKIREHYWTDTLRSQVKTIIYDCKWCKRFRCKPLLAPLTADLQKIRTKSKYPFETIGLEFAGPIEYKVSKVCYKKSYIVLYTCTTSRTIHLDLLKTMENEDF; from the coding sequence ATGGAAGAAGTAATGAAAGAATATAATCCAACAAAAATGCATAACCTTGCCACAGTCGAGAGGTTTAACTACTTTGATTTTATGAACAAGTATCAACTCCCAAAAGTTATAAGAATAATGGCATGGATCTTAAGAATCATTATCAAtctcaaaagtaaaagaaaatgtCCAGGTGTGCTATCAGCTTCTGAAAGGAACAACGCAATGCAGAAGCTGATCAAAATTGCTCAATACGAATTTGAAAAATCCGAACAATATAAAGAAACTTCAAAAAGATTACGATTAAATAGAAATCACGATGGGCTATTAGTTTGCATGGGTCGTATACAAGGTGAGCACCCAATATTTTTACCTCGCAAACAACCCTTTACAAACTTGGTTATTCAAAGAGCACATGCACAGACTCACCATGAGATGGTTAGTCTAACAATGTCCAAAATTCGTGAGCATTATTGGACAGATACCTTACGTAGccaagtaaaaacaataatatacgATTGCAAATGGTGTAAAAGATTCAGGTGCAAACCATTACTAGCTCCATTAACAGCTGATTTGCAAAAGATTCGAACTAAAAGTAAATACCCCTTTGAAACTATTGGTTTGGAATTCGCTGGCCCAATTGAATATAAAGTAAGCAAAGTGTGTTACAAAAAATCGTACATTGTACTTTATACATGTACAACCTCAAGAACAATCCATTTGGATCTACTAAAAACAATGGAAAATGAAGATTTTTGa